In a genomic window of Prochlorococcus marinus str. GP2:
- a CDS encoding recombinase family protein — MFFYFFIDTVKNICNETLSFKFKRKHLLLSEKNKNSKVIGYARATNNEYEYLEDQIKVLKEEGCSLVFSEFISLDEEIKPQLNKAINCLSKGDQFIITQLDRAFRSKKECLRTINKLIDKDIKLRTLTCFFSTNESSKANSSIFRILYELDNLEDKNLGERKKEQLLRRKLSGNNLGGRPKISPLKESLVIRLRNEGYSYRSIRSQTGIALSTIRRVILEGELT, encoded by the coding sequence GTGTTTTTTTATTTTTTTATTGATACAGTAAAAAATATATGTAATGAAACATTGTCTTTCAAATTTAAAAGAAAACATCTTTTACTATCTGAAAAAAATAAAAACTCTAAAGTAATAGGTTATGCTAGAGCTACTAATAATGAATATGAATATTTAGAAGATCAAATAAAAGTTTTAAAGGAAGAAGGCTGTAGTTTAGTTTTCTCTGAATTTATAAGTTTAGATGAAGAAATCAAACCCCAACTCAATAAAGCTATAAATTGTTTATCTAAAGGCGATCAATTTATAATAACTCAGCTTGATCGAGCATTTAGAAGTAAAAAAGAATGTTTGAGGACAATAAATAAACTTATTGATAAGGATATTAAATTGCGAACTTTGACATGTTTTTTTTCGACTAATGAATCCTCTAAAGCAAATTCTTCAATTTTTAGGATTTTATATGAATTAGATAATTTAGAAGACAAAAATTTAGGTGAAAGGAAAAAAGAACAACTGTTACGCAGAAAATTATCTGGAAATAATCTGGGAGGAAGGCCCAAAATAAGTCCATTAAAAGAATCTTTAGTAATCAGATTACGTAATGAGGGATATTCATATCGATCAATCAGATCACAAACGGGAATTGCCTTGTCAACAATAAGAAGAGTGATTTTGGAAGGAGAATTAACATAA
- a CDS encoding serine hydrolase, producing MSFYNLSKEMGLALNDILGKACSYNKDFSSEDIAITWINYKSENKRVFKGFGTGINNKKMVYPASIVKLVYGLAAYHWIKKGILLLSDELIEAVWKMLSLSSNNATSFLIDLLTGTTSGPCIEGELWENWKYQRSIINDWLHDLRWEELSGINCCQKTWDDGPFGREKEFYGYDNKNRNAMNSDSAARILEEIMIHIDYQKNDLNLRGFLKRNLNKVFLKNDSLNQIDGFLGEGLPKSINLWSKAGLMSEVRHDSAWWTNSQSLHTLLVVFCNGEKYSKDTSFLPLIAKEVYEFNERYTIED from the coding sequence ATGTCCTTTTACAATTTAAGTAAAGAGATGGGTCTAGCCTTAAATGATATTTTAGGGAAAGCATGCTCTTATAATAAAGATTTTTCAAGTGAAGATATTGCCATAACTTGGATTAATTATAAAAGTGAAAATAAAAGAGTATTTAAAGGTTTTGGAACTGGTATCAATAATAAAAAAATGGTTTACCCTGCCAGTATAGTCAAGTTAGTTTACGGCCTCGCTGCATATCACTGGATTAAAAAGGGAATTTTATTATTATCAGATGAACTTATTGAAGCTGTATGGAAAATGTTGTCTTTATCAAGTAATAATGCAACAAGCTTCTTAATTGATTTACTTACTGGAACAACAAGTGGACCTTGTATTGAAGGCGAATTATGGGAAAATTGGAAATATCAAAGAAGCATAATAAACGATTGGCTACATGATTTACGTTGGGAGGAATTGAGTGGTATAAATTGCTGTCAGAAGACCTGGGATGATGGGCCATTTGGTCGTGAAAAAGAATTTTATGGATATGATAATAAAAATAGAAACGCTATGAATTCTGATTCGGCTGCAAGGATTTTGGAGGAAATTATGATTCATATAGATTATCAAAAAAATGACTTAAATTTACGAGGTTTTTTAAAAAGAAATTTAAATAAAGTTTTTCTGAAAAATGATTCCCTTAATCAAATAGATGGTTTTTTGGGTGAAGGATTACCAAAAAGCATTAATCTTTGGAGTAAAGCAGGCTTAATGTCTGAAGTTAGACATGATTCAGCTTGGTGGACTAATAGTCAATCCCTCCATACTTTATTAGTTGTTTTTTGTAATGGTGAAAAATATTCCAAAGATACTTCCTTCTTACCATTAATAGCAAAAGAAGTATATGAATTTAATGAGAGGTATACCATTGAGGACTAA
- a CDS encoding C40 family peptidase, with amino-acid sequence MQNHENPISLFKQTNFSKTIWWKLKVNISGYQNEIEDKLVTEIFKNRIFRLLYPNIYQLNQQFSRILIQLYEDGYICWINLDELIIEKYELGKTENSKKEHFIIKDKINSILKWIKDQAELNNEYLWGGTLGPNFDCSGLIQTAFLKHQIHIPRDSFQIKSFSKHLFYYKDSYSALIPGDLLFFGVKEKCDHIGIYKGDGLYYHSSGKDFGRNGIGLDTLKDSNDKISLHYKSKLISAGRVVRNYRWDRTMR; translated from the coding sequence ATGCAAAATCATGAAAATCCTATCTCACTATTTAAACAAACTAATTTTTCAAAAACTATTTGGTGGAAATTAAAAGTTAATATTTCTGGATATCAAAATGAAATAGAAGATAAATTAGTGACTGAAATTTTTAAAAATAGAATTTTTAGGCTACTTTATCCAAATATTTATCAACTTAACCAACAATTTTCAAGAATTCTAATTCAACTATATGAAGATGGTTACATCTGTTGGATAAATTTAGATGAATTAATTATTGAAAAATACGAATTAGGAAAAACTGAAAATTCAAAAAAAGAACACTTCATTATAAAAGATAAAATTAACTCAATTCTAAAATGGATCAAGGATCAAGCTGAGTTAAATAATGAATACCTATGGGGAGGTACATTAGGACCTAATTTTGATTGTTCTGGATTAATTCAGACTGCTTTTTTAAAGCATCAAATTCATATACCTCGAGACTCTTTTCAAATAAAAAGTTTTTCTAAACACCTTTTTTATTACAAAGATTCATATTCGGCTCTGATACCAGGCGATCTTTTATTTTTTGGAGTTAAAGAAAAATGTGATCATATTGGAATCTACAAGGGAGACGGATTGTATTACCATAGCTCTGGGAAGGATTTTGGCAGAAATGGAATAGGATTAGATACCCTCAAAGATTCTAATGATAAAATCTCATTACACTATAAATCTAAACTTATTTCAGCAGGAAGAGTAGTTAGAAATTACAGATGGGATAGAACCATGCGTTAG
- a CDS encoding photosystem I reaction center protein subunit XI translates to MSDFQKSFSESTSSIKFDEKYIDNSVQPNDIGVAEQWAVKTVADPCVGNLATPVNSGYFTKAFINNLPFYREGISPNFRGLETGAAFGYLLYGPFTMTGPLRNSEFALTAGLLAAIGAVHILTALLVLYNAPGKAPNVQPPDATVNNPPKDLFTRAGWADFTSGFWLGGCGGAVFAWLLVGTLHLDTIMPIIKNIWTAG, encoded by the coding sequence ATGAGCGACTTTCAAAAATCATTCTCAGAATCAACAAGTTCAATTAAGTTTGATGAAAAATACATAGATAATTCTGTGCAACCAAATGATATTGGTGTTGCAGAACAATGGGCCGTAAAAACAGTTGCTGATCCATGTGTTGGTAATTTAGCTACCCCAGTTAATAGTGGCTATTTTACAAAAGCCTTTATAAATAATTTGCCTTTTTACAGAGAAGGTATTTCTCCTAATTTTAGAGGATTAGAAACTGGAGCAGCTTTTGGATATCTTCTATACGGTCCTTTCACCATGACTGGCCCATTAAGAAATTCTGAATTTGCTCTAACTGCTGGACTTCTTGCTGCTATTGGAGCTGTTCATATTTTGACAGCACTTCTAGTTCTATATAACGCACCCGGTAAAGCACCTAATGTTCAACCTCCAGATGCGACTGTGAATAATCCACCAAAGGACTTATTTACAAGAGCTGGTTGGGCTGATTTTACAAGTGGATTTTGGTTAGGAGGCTGTGGGGGAGCTGTTTTCGCTTGGCTACTTGTTGGCACATTACACTTAGATACCATAATGCCAATTATTAAAAATATTTGGACTGCTGGTTAA
- a CDS encoding photosystem I reaction center subunit VIII encodes MPSDLPSLLPSIFVPLIGIAMPAVFIVLIGRFITATE; translated from the coding sequence ATGCCATCTGATTTACCAAGTCTTTTACCCTCAATTTTTGTTCCATTAATTGGTATAGCAATGCCTGCTGTTTTTATCGTATTAATTGGAAGATTTATTACAGCAACTGAATAA
- a CDS encoding glycosyltransferase family 2 protein → MSDIKQLISIIVPVFNESESIGLLLDEVISVMSFHKFNFELIVVNDGSKDNTQQVLKKLTLKIKELSVISLRKNYGQTAAMSAGFDNCKGDIVITLDGDLQNDPNDIPKLISEINNGYDLVCGWRFDRKDKLINRKIPSKIANKLIAQVTGLKLHDYGCSLKAFKKEIIDDIKLYGELHRFLPVLANIEGARIKEIKVNHRSRKYGSSKYGIDRTFRVLMDLLTVWFMTKFLTRPMYGFGFVGIISILTSLAMSSYLVVLKIIGEDIGNRPLLMFALILGIAGVQLFSFGLLSELLIRTYHESQSRPIYRIRSISSTNQN, encoded by the coding sequence ATGTCAGATATAAAACAATTAATTTCTATTATCGTCCCTGTTTTCAATGAAAGTGAGAGTATTGGTCTTTTATTGGATGAAGTTATAAGTGTAATGTCATTTCATAAATTTAATTTTGAATTGATTGTTGTAAATGATGGTTCTAAAGACAATACTCAACAAGTATTAAAAAAACTAACTCTCAAAATTAAAGAATTGTCAGTTATTTCCCTTCGCAAAAATTACGGGCAAACTGCAGCAATGTCAGCTGGCTTTGATAACTGTAAAGGCGATATAGTTATTACTTTGGATGGTGATTTACAGAATGATCCAAATGATATTCCTAAATTAATTTCAGAAATTAATAATGGTTATGATTTGGTTTGTGGATGGAGGTTTGATAGGAAAGATAAATTAATCAATAGAAAGATACCATCAAAAATAGCGAATAAATTAATAGCTCAGGTAACAGGTTTGAAGTTGCATGACTATGGATGTTCATTAAAAGCTTTTAAGAAAGAAATAATAGATGATATTAAGTTATATGGTGAACTACACAGGTTTTTGCCCGTCTTAGCAAATATTGAAGGTGCAAGAATAAAAGAAATTAAAGTTAATCATAGAAGCAGGAAATATGGATCTAGTAAATATGGAATCGATAGAACTTTTAGAGTTTTAATGGATTTACTAACTGTATGGTTTATGACTAAATTTTTAACAAGACCAATGTATGGATTTGGTTTTGTTGGAATTATAAGTATTTTGACTAGTCTTGCAATGAGTTCTTATTTGGTAGTTTTAAAAATAATTGGTGAGGATATTGGAAATCGTCCGTTGCTAATGTTTGCATTAATATTGGGAATTGCTGGGGTTCAATTATTTAGCTTTGGATTATTGAGCGAACTTCTAATTAGAACATATCATGAAAGTCAAAGTCGTCCAATTTATAGAATTAGATCAATAAGTAGCACCAATCAAAATTGA
- the psaB gene encoding photosystem I core protein PsaB — protein sequence MATKFPSFNQGLAQDPTTRRIWYGIATAHDFESHDGMTEEKLYQKLFSTHFGHLAIIALWVAGNLFHIAWQGNFEQFVLDPTHVRPIAHAIWDPHFGSGITEAMTQAGASGPVNIAYSGLYHWWYTIGMRTNEQLFQASIFMSILACWTLFAGWLHLQPKFRPSLAWFKNAESRLNHHLAVLFGFSSIAWTGHLVHVAIPESRGQHVGWDNWLTVLPHPAGLAPFFTLNWGAYAQNPDSLDQVFGTAEGAGTAIFTFLGGLHPQSEALWLTDIAHHHIAIGTVFVIAGHMYRNTFGIGHSLKEITEAHNTRHPNDPHKGSFGINHDGIYETVNNSLHFQLGLALASLGVATSLVAQHMGALPSYAFIARDYTTQSALYSHHQYIAMFLMVGAFAHGAIFFVRDYDPELNKDNVLARVLGTKEALISHLSWVTMLLGFHTLGIYVHNDVVVAFGNPEKQILIEPVFAQFVQAAQGKMMYGFNALLSDPTSSASLAANSLPGNHYWMDLINRQDALSAFLPIGPADFLVHHAIALGLHTTALILIKGALDARGTKLIPDKKDLGYAFPCDGPGRGGTCDSSSWDAMYLAMFWALNLLAWVTFYWHWKHLAIWQGNVAQFNESGTYLMGWFRDYLWLNSAQLINGYNPFGVNSLSPWAWMFLFGHLVWATGFMFLISWRGYWQELIETLVWAHQRTPIANLVGWRDKPVALSIVQARLVGLAHFTIGNILTFGAFVIASTSGKFG from the coding sequence ATGGCAACAAAATTTCCATCATTTAACCAGGGTCTAGCTCAGGACCCTACAACCCGACGAATATGGTACGGAATAGCTACCGCTCACGACTTTGAAAGTCATGATGGTATGACCGAAGAAAAGCTTTATCAGAAGCTTTTCTCTACACACTTTGGGCATCTAGCAATAATCGCCCTCTGGGTAGCTGGTAACTTATTTCATATTGCTTGGCAAGGTAACTTTGAGCAGTTTGTACTTGATCCAACTCACGTTCGTCCTATTGCTCATGCTATTTGGGATCCACATTTTGGATCTGGTATCACAGAAGCAATGACACAAGCTGGAGCTAGTGGTCCAGTAAACATAGCTTATTCAGGTCTCTACCATTGGTGGTACACAATTGGCATGAGAACTAACGAACAACTCTTCCAAGCTTCAATATTTATGAGTATTTTGGCTTGTTGGACTCTATTTGCAGGTTGGTTACACTTACAGCCAAAATTTAGACCTTCTCTAGCTTGGTTTAAAAATGCAGAGTCAAGATTAAATCATCATTTAGCTGTCTTATTTGGTTTTAGTAGTATTGCTTGGACAGGTCATTTGGTTCATGTTGCTATACCTGAATCAAGAGGACAGCATGTAGGTTGGGATAACTGGTTAACAGTCCTTCCACACCCTGCAGGATTAGCTCCTTTCTTTACTTTAAACTGGGGAGCATATGCACAAAATCCTGATTCTTTAGATCAAGTTTTTGGAACAGCTGAGGGAGCTGGTACAGCAATCTTTACTTTCTTAGGTGGTCTTCATCCTCAAAGTGAAGCATTATGGCTTACTGATATTGCCCATCATCACATAGCGATTGGAACAGTTTTTGTAATTGCTGGACATATGTATAGAAATACCTTTGGTATTGGTCATAGCCTGAAAGAAATTACAGAAGCTCATAATACAAGACACCCTAATGATCCGCATAAAGGTAGTTTCGGAATTAACCATGATGGAATATATGAAACTGTAAATAATTCATTGCATTTCCAACTTGGACTAGCATTAGCATCTCTTGGTGTAGCAACTTCTCTAGTAGCTCAACATATGGGTGCACTCCCTTCCTATGCTTTCATTGCAAGGGATTACACCACACAATCTGCTTTATATAGTCATCATCAGTATATTGCAATGTTTTTGATGGTTGGTGCTTTCGCACACGGTGCTATTTTCTTCGTTAGAGATTACGATCCAGAATTAAATAAAGATAATGTATTAGCAAGAGTGCTTGGAACTAAGGAAGCTTTGATAAGCCACCTTAGTTGGGTAACAATGTTGCTGGGATTCCATACTCTTGGAATTTATGTTCATAACGATGTTGTTGTAGCTTTTGGTAACCCTGAAAAGCAAATTCTAATTGAGCCAGTATTTGCTCAATTCGTTCAAGCTGCTCAAGGTAAGATGATGTACGGCTTTAACGCTTTATTATCTGATCCTACAAGCTCAGCAAGTCTCGCAGCTAATTCATTGCCAGGTAATCATTACTGGATGGATCTTATTAATAGACAAGATGCATTAAGTGCTTTCTTACCCATCGGGCCTGCAGATTTCTTAGTTCACCATGCTATTGCTTTAGGTCTTCATACAACTGCATTAATCCTTATCAAAGGTGCACTTGATGCTAGAGGAACAAAATTAATTCCTGACAAGAAAGATTTAGGTTATGCATTCCCTTGCGATGGACCTGGACGTGGAGGTACTTGCGATAGTTCATCTTGGGACGCTATGTACTTAGCTATGTTCTGGGCATTAAATTTACTAGCATGGGTAACTTTCTACTGGCATTGGAAACATCTAGCAATTTGGCAGGGTAATGTAGCACAATTTAATGAATCAGGAACTTATCTAATGGGTTGGTTCAGAGATTATCTATGGTTAAATTCTGCTCAACTTATTAATGGATATAATCCATTTGGAGTAAATTCTCTATCTCCTTGGGCTTGGATGTTCCTTTTCGGTCACTTAGTTTGGGCTACTGGTTTCATGTTCCTTATATCATGGCGTGGTTATTGGCAAGAATTAATTGAAACATTAGTTTGGGCACATCAGCGTACTCCAATTGCTAACCTTGTTGGATGGAGAGACAAACCAGTTGCACTTTCAATTGTTCAAGCTAGATTAGTTGGACTTGCACATTTCACGATTGGTAACATACTTACATTCGGTGCATTTGTTATCGCATCAACTTCAGGTAAGTTTGGTTAA
- the psaA gene encoding photosystem I core protein PsaA, with protein sequence MTISPPESGEKNKKVLEDPVKADPRPIDFAKLDKPGFWSSKLSKGPKTTTWIWNLHADAHDFDVHTGDAEEATRKIFSAHFGHLAVIFIWMSAAFFHGARFSNYSGWLADPTHVKPGAQQVWAIVGQEMLNADLGANYNGIQISSGIFHMWRAWGITNESELMALAIGAVVMAALMLHAGIFHYHKAAPKMEWFQDIESMLNHHIAGLVGLGSLAWAGHCIHIGAPTAALLDAIDAGSPLVINGKEIATIADMPMPHQLCDPQIIGQIFPGLASGTGNFFSLNWLAFSDFLTFKGGLNPVTGSLWMTDVSHHHLAFGVIAIIGGHMYRTNYGIGHSMKEILDSQQGDPILFPAPKGHQGLFEFMAESRHAQLAVNLAMLGSISILVSHHMYAMPPYPYIATDYMTVLGLFTHHMWIGGLFIVGAGAHAGIAMVRDYDPAKHIDNVLDRILKARDALISHLNWVCMWLGFHSFGLYIHNDTMRALGRPQDMFSDSAIQLQPIFAQWVQSIQASSVGTSLLAGTAEALPHKALSEVFNGSLVEVGGKVAIAPIPLGTADLMIHHIHAFQIHVTVLILLKGVLYARSSRLIPDKASLGFRFPCDGPGRGGTCQVSSWDHVFLALFWMYNCLSIVIFHFSWKMQSDVWGLTGGNFAQSSITINGWLRDFLWAQASQVLTSYGQSISMYGLMFLGAHFIWAFSLMFLFSGRGYWQELFESIVWAHNKLKVAPTIQPRALSITQGRAVGVTHFLVGGIATTWAFFHARLFGLG encoded by the coding sequence ATGACCATCAGCCCACCAGAAAGTGGAGAAAAAAACAAAAAAGTTTTGGAGGATCCTGTTAAGGCCGATCCAAGACCTATTGATTTTGCCAAATTAGATAAGCCAGGTTTCTGGTCAAGTAAGTTATCTAAAGGTCCAAAAACGACAACTTGGATCTGGAATTTGCATGCTGACGCGCATGATTTTGATGTGCATACAGGCGATGCTGAAGAAGCAACAAGAAAAATCTTTTCAGCTCATTTTGGACATCTTGCAGTCATTTTTATTTGGATGAGTGCCGCATTCTTCCATGGAGCAAGATTTTCTAATTATTCAGGTTGGTTAGCTGATCCAACTCATGTAAAACCAGGAGCTCAGCAAGTTTGGGCAATTGTTGGTCAAGAAATGCTTAATGCTGATCTTGGTGCTAACTACAATGGTATTCAAATCAGTTCAGGAATATTCCACATGTGGCGAGCATGGGGAATTACTAACGAGAGTGAACTGATGGCTTTAGCGATAGGAGCTGTAGTAATGGCTGCACTTATGCTTCATGCCGGAATTTTTCATTATCACAAAGCAGCTCCAAAAATGGAGTGGTTCCAGGATATTGAGTCTATGCTTAACCATCATATAGCTGGTTTAGTAGGACTAGGGTCTTTAGCATGGGCTGGACATTGTATTCATATCGGAGCTCCTACTGCAGCTCTTTTAGATGCAATTGATGCAGGTTCTCCCTTAGTTATTAACGGCAAGGAGATCGCAACTATTGCAGATATGCCTATGCCGCATCAACTCTGTGATCCACAAATTATTGGTCAGATATTTCCAGGACTTGCAAGTGGGACAGGTAATTTCTTCAGTTTAAACTGGTTAGCTTTCTCAGACTTCCTTACTTTCAAAGGTGGACTTAACCCTGTAACAGGAAGCTTATGGATGACTGATGTTTCACATCATCATTTAGCTTTTGGTGTAATAGCAATCATTGGTGGTCATATGTATAGAACCAATTACGGAATTGGTCATAGTATGAAAGAAATATTAGATTCACAACAAGGAGATCCAATATTGTTCCCTGCTCCTAAAGGACATCAAGGTCTTTTTGAGTTCATGGCAGAAAGTAGACATGCCCAGCTTGCGGTTAACCTTGCAATGCTTGGATCAATAAGCATACTTGTATCTCATCACATGTATGCGATGCCTCCATATCCATATATAGCTACTGACTATATGACAGTTCTTGGATTATTTACCCATCATATGTGGATAGGTGGATTATTCATAGTAGGTGCAGGAGCGCATGCCGGAATTGCAATGGTTAGAGATTACGATCCAGCAAAACATATTGATAACGTATTAGACAGAATCCTCAAAGCAAGAGACGCCTTAATCAGTCACTTGAACTGGGTATGTATGTGGTTAGGATTCCATAGTTTCGGACTCTATATTCACAACGATACTATGAGAGCTTTGGGTAGACCTCAAGATATGTTTAGTGATTCTGCAATCCAACTTCAGCCAATTTTTGCTCAATGGGTACAGAGTATTCAAGCATCTTCTGTTGGAACTTCTCTTTTAGCAGGTACTGCAGAAGCTTTACCTCACAAAGCTTTAAGTGAAGTTTTTAATGGAAGTTTAGTAGAGGTTGGTGGAAAGGTTGCTATTGCTCCAATTCCATTAGGAACAGCTGATTTAATGATTCATCATATTCATGCTTTCCAAATTCACGTAACTGTTTTAATACTTCTAAAAGGAGTACTTTACGCAAGAAGTTCAAGATTGATCCCTGATAAAGCTTCTTTAGGTTTTAGATTCCCTTGTGATGGTCCTGGAAGAGGTGGTACATGTCAAGTTTCTTCATGGGATCACGTATTCTTGGCACTTTTCTGGATGTATAACTGTTTATCAATAGTTATTTTCCACTTCTCTTGGAAAATGCAGAGTGATGTTTGGGGACTTACTGGTGGTAATTTCGCACAAAGCTCAATTACTATTAATGGTTGGTTAAGAGATTTCCTTTGGGCGCAAGCTTCTCAAGTATTAACAAGTTATGGTCAATCCATAAGTATGTATGGTTTGATGTTCCTTGGAGCTCACTTTATATGGGCATTCAGTTTAATGTTCCTCTTTAGTGGAAGAGGATATTGGCAAGAATTATTCGAATCCATTGTTTGGGCACATAACAAACTTAAAGTTGCTCCAACCATTCAACCAAGAGCTTTATCTATAACTCAGGGTAGAGCAGTTGGCGTAACGCACTTCCTTGTCGGTGGTATTGCTACCACATGGGCTTTCTTCCACGCTCGCCTTTTCGGCCTGGGCTAA
- the cobJ gene encoding precorrin-3B C(17)-methyltransferase, whose product MKGIAIGLSNNSKEILKRLKKTEFVKDIYIAGSSKVDGKENKLIEVQKPREILLKKWQEIDLIIFIGSIAASIRIINSFLTSKDQDPGVIVMDNKCSKIVPLIGLHQSNTQDIAFQIANLFGGEIIETNNSNDQSFLNLDAFGNQWGWKRSGNIKDWSKLIIKQAKKEEIFCKQLSGNCLWKTSESGEIINQINEKETEKIDSTFNISVFKNNQRNWHPPVLWIGIGCERNTSKEFIANSLNNFLDSGNLSQQSIAGFATIDIKKDEKGILELAEEKNLPIKFFSKEDLSTIIVPNPSNIVQKEIGTPSVAEASCLLAAGEESKLLEEKRIFKNQSGAVTIAVAESKNQYNPTNGEIHIIGSGPGDISFLTNNARKALSRCTVWIGYKMYLDLIKPLKRSDQVLIESKLTEEKERCSKAIKIAEEGIKVALISSGESGFYGMAGLLLELLQKIKKEYRPYFEVHPGISSVQLAAAISGAPLMNDFSIVSLSDKLTPWSLIEKRIEGALVGDFVIALFNPQSIERNWQLKSVIDICLQTRHGDTPVLVARQVGRENQSKKFFTLNTIPFKEIDMLSIIIIGNSQTTLVDEIFLTPRGYLNN is encoded by the coding sequence TTGAAAGGAATTGCTATAGGTCTATCTAATAATTCAAAAGAAATTTTAAAAAGGCTTAAAAAAACCGAATTTGTCAAAGATATATATATTGCAGGTTCTTCAAAAGTTGATGGAAAGGAAAATAAACTTATTGAAGTACAAAAACCTAGAGAAATCTTACTTAAAAAATGGCAGGAGATAGATTTAATAATTTTTATAGGCTCTATTGCTGCATCAATACGCATAATAAATTCTTTTTTAACCTCTAAAGATCAGGATCCAGGTGTAATCGTTATGGATAACAAATGTTCCAAGATAGTTCCTTTAATTGGGTTACATCAGTCAAATACTCAAGATATTGCATTTCAAATTGCTAATTTATTTGGTGGCGAAATAATAGAGACTAATAATTCCAATGATCAAAGCTTCTTAAATCTTGACGCATTTGGAAATCAATGGGGTTGGAAAAGATCTGGAAATATAAAGGATTGGTCAAAACTAATAATAAAACAAGCCAAGAAAGAAGAAATATTTTGCAAACAATTATCTGGTAATTGCTTATGGAAAACTTCAGAATCAGGTGAGATTATTAATCAAATTAATGAAAAAGAAACTGAAAAAATAGATTCAACATTTAACATTAGTGTATTTAAAAATAATCAAAGAAATTGGCATCCGCCCGTATTATGGATTGGCATTGGATGTGAAAGAAATACAAGCAAAGAATTTATAGCAAATTCTTTAAATAATTTTTTGGATTCAGGAAATTTATCACAGCAATCAATTGCGGGATTCGCGACTATTGATATTAAAAAAGATGAGAAAGGAATTTTAGAACTTGCTGAAGAAAAAAACTTGCCTATAAAGTTTTTTAGTAAAGAAGATCTTTCAACAATAATTGTTCCAAATCCATCAAATATCGTGCAAAAGGAAATTGGCACACCTTCCGTAGCAGAAGCCTCTTGCTTACTTGCAGCAGGAGAAGAATCAAAATTATTAGAAGAAAAGAGAATTTTTAAAAATCAATCTGGGGCAGTAACTATAGCTGTAGCAGAATCAAAAAATCAGTATAATCCAACCAATGGCGAAATACATATTATTGGGAGTGGGCCTGGTGATATCTCCTTTCTAACCAATAATGCAAGAAAAGCACTTTCAAGATGTACTGTTTGGATCGGATACAAAATGTATTTAGATTTAATTAAGCCATTAAAAAGGAGTGATCAAGTTTTAATTGAAAGCAAACTTACTGAAGAAAAAGAAAGATGCAGTAAAGCAATAAAAATAGCCGAGGAAGGAATAAAAGTGGCTTTAATTTCTTCAGGTGAATCAGGATTTTATGGCATGGCTGGTTTACTTTTAGAATTACTTCAAAAAATCAAAAAAGAATATCGACCTTACTTTGAAGTACATCCAGGTATAAGCAGTGTTCAATTAGCTGCTGCGATTAGTGGCGCACCACTAATGAATGACTTTTCTATAGTAAGCTTAAGCGATAAATTAACTCCATGGTCTTTAATAGAAAAAAGAATTGAAGGAGCTCTTGTGGGTGACTTTGTAATAGCTTTATTCAATCCTCAATCCATTGAAAGAAATTGGCAGCTAAAAAGTGTAATAGATATATGTTTACAAACTAGGCATGGGGATACTCCAGTTTTAGTAGCTAGACAAGTAGGGAGAGAAAATCAATCTAAAAAATTTTTTACTTTAAACACCATTCCTTTTAAAGAGATTGATATGTTATCAATCATTATTATTGGCAATTCTCAAACAACCTTAGTTGATGAAATATTTCTCACTCCCAGAGGATATTTGAATAATTAA